The following are encoded together in the Acinetobacter radioresistens DSM 6976 = NBRC 102413 = CIP 103788 genome:
- the ppsA gene encoding phosphoenolpyruvate synthase, translated as MEARVIGLEKLGKHDVELVGGKNSSLGEMISHLSNAGVSVPGGFATTAAAYREFLEQSGLNAKIQAELAQLNVDDVNALAETGAKIRQWIVDTPLTAELEKEVREAFAALSNGNPDIAVAVRSSATAEDLPDASFAGQQETFLNIRGIDNVLIAIKEVFASLFNDRAIAYRVHQGFEHSLVALSAGIQRMVRSETGAAGVMFTLDTESGFRDIVFITASYGLGEMVVQGAVNPDEFYLSKPLLTGGKHAVLRRNLGSKHQKMIYGDEGSAGKSVVVVDVEKQERQQFALNDHELHELAKQALIIEEHYGSPMDIEWAKDGDDGQLYIVQARPETVKSRQDVGTMERYLLKQRGSVICEGRSIGQRIGSGKVRIVTSIKEMDKVQEGDVLVSDMTDPDWEPVMKRAAAIITNRGGRTCHAAIIARELGVPAIVGCGNATEVLADGQEVTVSCAEGDTGFIYEGALDFEVQRNSIESMPKLPFKIMMNVGNPDRAFDFAQMPNEGIGLARLEFIINRMIGVHPKALLNIDSLPRETRAAVMARTAGYSSPVEFYIEKLVEGIATLAAAFADKPVIVRMSDFKSNEYANLIGGKLYEPEEENPMLGFRGASRYVSDNFRDCFELECRALKKARNEMGLTNIQIMIPFVRTVTEAKRVIELLAQNGLKRGENGLKVIMMCELPTNALLAEQFLEHFDGFSIGSNDLTQLTLGLDRDSGIVSHLFDERDPAVKALLSMAIHACRKAGKYVGICGQGPSDHPDLAKWLMEQGIESVSLNPDSVLDTWFFLAEEKIKQS; from the coding sequence TTGGAAGCGCGCGTAATCGGTCTGGAAAAACTAGGGAAACACGACGTTGAACTCGTGGGTGGGAAAAACTCATCTTTGGGTGAAATGATCAGCCATTTATCCAATGCTGGTGTATCGGTACCTGGTGGTTTTGCTACAACTGCTGCTGCCTATCGTGAATTTCTCGAACAGAGCGGCCTGAACGCTAAGATTCAAGCTGAACTTGCTCAATTAAATGTTGATGATGTTAATGCGCTGGCCGAAACCGGAGCTAAAATTCGTCAATGGATTGTTGACACTCCACTTACTGCAGAATTAGAAAAAGAAGTTCGTGAAGCTTTTGCAGCTCTCTCAAACGGCAACCCTGATATCGCGGTTGCCGTTCGTTCTTCTGCGACTGCTGAAGATTTACCAGATGCATCATTTGCAGGCCAGCAGGAAACCTTCCTGAATATTCGTGGTATTGACAATGTGCTGATTGCTATCAAGGAAGTTTTCGCTTCTCTCTTTAATGATCGCGCCATTGCTTATCGTGTGCACCAAGGTTTTGAACACAGCTTAGTTGCGCTCTCTGCTGGTATTCAACGTATGGTTCGCTCAGAGACAGGTGCTGCAGGTGTAATGTTTACACTTGATACCGAATCTGGTTTCCGTGATATTGTATTTATCACTGCTTCTTATGGATTAGGCGAAATGGTTGTTCAGGGTGCAGTAAACCCTGATGAATTTTATCTGTCTAAACCTTTATTGACAGGCGGCAAGCATGCAGTCTTACGTCGTAACCTTGGCTCCAAGCACCAGAAAATGATTTATGGTGATGAAGGTTCTGCTGGTAAGTCAGTGGTTGTGGTTGATGTTGAAAAACAGGAACGCCAGCAGTTTGCACTGAATGATCATGAATTACATGAACTGGCTAAACAGGCCCTTATCATTGAAGAGCATTATGGCTCACCAATGGATATTGAATGGGCAAAAGATGGCGATGATGGCCAGCTTTATATTGTTCAGGCACGTCCTGAAACCGTAAAAAGTCGTCAAGATGTGGGCACAATGGAACGTTATCTGCTAAAACAGCGTGGTAGCGTGATCTGTGAAGGCCGCTCTATTGGCCAGCGTATCGGTTCAGGTAAAGTTCGTATTGTAACTTCCATAAAAGAAATGGACAAAGTGCAAGAAGGCGATGTTCTGGTATCAGATATGACCGATCCTGACTGGGAACCAGTCATGAAACGTGCTGCTGCCATTATTACCAACCGTGGTGGGCGTACCTGTCACGCAGCAATTATTGCACGTGAACTTGGTGTTCCTGCCATTGTAGGTTGCGGTAATGCGACTGAAGTACTGGCAGATGGTCAGGAAGTTACCGTCTCATGTGCTGAAGGTGATACTGGCTTCATCTATGAAGGTGCACTCGACTTTGAAGTCCAGCGTAACTCAATCGAATCTATGCCGAAGCTTCCATTCAAGATTATGATGAATGTGGGTAACCCAGACCGTGCCTTTGATTTTGCACAAATGCCAAATGAAGGAATTGGTCTTGCTCGCCTAGAGTTTATCATTAACCGCATGATTGGTGTGCACCCTAAAGCCCTGCTTAATATCGACAGCCTGCCACGTGAAACCCGCGCAGCAGTTATGGCACGCACAGCAGGCTATTCTTCTCCAGTTGAATTCTATATAGAAAAACTGGTCGAAGGAATTGCAACACTTGCAGCTGCATTTGCAGACAAGCCTGTTATTGTCCGTATGTCCGACTTCAAGTCAAATGAATATGCCAACCTGATTGGTGGCAAATTATATGAACCGGAAGAAGAAAACCCGATGCTGGGCTTCCGTGGTGCAAGCCGCTATGTTTCTGACAACTTCCGTGACTGTTTTGAGCTGGAATGCCGTGCACTTAAAAAAGCACGTAATGAAATGGGTCTGACTAACATCCAGATCATGATTCCATTCGTACGCACTGTTACTGAAGCAAAACGTGTTATTGAACTACTAGCTCAGAATGGACTTAAACGTGGCGAGAATGGCCTTAAAGTAATCATGATGTGTGAATTACCAACCAATGCACTTTTGGCTGAGCAGTTCCTTGAACATTTTGATGGCTTCTCTATCGGTTCTAATGATTTAACACAGCTTACTCTTGGTCTAGACCGTGACTCTGGTATTGTTTCCCACCTGTTTGATGAACGTGACCCAGCAGTTAAAGCCCTATTGTCTATGGCTATTCATGCTTGTCGTAAAGCAGGCAAATATGTAGGGATTTGTGGTCAGGGCCCTTCCGACCATCCAGATCTGGCGAAATGGTTAATGGAACAGGGTATCGAGTCGGTTTCACTTAATCCGGACTCTGTTTTGGATACCTGGTTCTTTCTTGCTGAAGAAAAAATTAAACAGTCTTAA
- the ppsR gene encoding posphoenolpyruvate synthetase regulatory kinase/phosphorylase PpsR, which yields MTEGKQIKRSVFFISDGTAITAETLGHSLLAQFPHVDFDIHIIPYITTEEAATKVVEEINTRADQEGEQPLVFDTLVDPNVRDIINTANAVNLDVFEGLISKLSDVLGTPPTTLVGQTHAVTDSESYKARIDAVHFALDNDDGARTRHYDKADLILIGVSRSGKTPTSIYLSLQFGIRVANYPLTEEDLDDNRLPAVLKAHKHKLFGLMIDAERLVAIRTERKANSRYASFSQCQMELRAVEGIYISEGIKYLNVSEMSIEEISTRILQMTGLKRRIG from the coding sequence ATGACAGAAGGTAAACAAATTAAGCGGAGTGTGTTTTTTATTTCTGATGGCACTGCGATCACCGCTGAAACCTTAGGTCACTCCTTATTAGCCCAGTTTCCTCATGTTGATTTTGATATACACATCATCCCTTATATCACTACTGAAGAAGCTGCAACCAAAGTCGTCGAAGAAATTAATACCCGTGCAGATCAAGAAGGCGAGCAGCCTTTGGTATTTGATACGCTGGTTGACCCTAACGTGCGTGATATTATCAATACGGCTAATGCAGTAAATCTGGACGTATTTGAGGGCCTTATCAGTAAGCTTTCCGATGTACTTGGCACACCTCCAACGACTTTGGTCGGGCAAACGCACGCTGTAACAGATTCTGAATCTTATAAAGCGCGTATTGATGCAGTACATTTTGCCTTAGATAATGATGATGGAGCACGTACCCGTCATTATGATAAAGCTGATCTTATTTTAATTGGAGTTTCCCGTTCAGGGAAAACACCTACTTCAATTTACCTGTCGCTCCAGTTTGGTATCAGGGTAGCAAACTATCCATTGACTGAAGAGGATCTGGACGATAACCGCTTACCAGCAGTACTTAAAGCACATAAGCATAAATTATTTGGATTGATGATTGATGCAGAGCGGCTGGTTGCCATTCGTACTGAACGTAAGGCCAATAGCCGCTATGCAAGTTTTAGCCAGTGCCAGATGGAATTACGTGCGGTAGAGGGAATTTATATTTCTGAAGGAATTAAATACCTGAATGTCTCAGAAATGTCGATTGAAGAAATTTCTACCCGTATTTTACAGATGACTGGACTTAAACGCCGTATTGGATAA
- a CDS encoding IS256 family transposase: MKDEAMLALAKEFAKNLKTEADLNNFSKALKKLTVETALNAELTEHLGYEKNSPRIGKNTRNGYTTKRLFTDDGEFELDTPRDRDGTFEPQLIKKSQTRITQMDSQILSLYAKGMTTRDIVATFKEMYDADVSPTLISKVTDAVKEQVIEWQNRPLDALYPIVYMDCIVVKVRQDSTIINKAVYLALGVNTDGQKDLLGMWMSENEGSKFWLSVLTELKNRGLKDILIACVDGLKGFPDAINTIYPDTHIQLCIIHMVRNNLKYVSWKDYKAVTADLKKIYQAVTEDAALQALDEFGQKWDEKYPQISKSWLANWSNLNTFFAYSMDIRKAIYTTNAIESLNSVIRHATKKRKIFPTDDSVKKVVYLAIMAASKKWTMPIQNWKAAMNRFSIMFEERVTKYF; this comes from the coding sequence ATGAAAGATGAAGCAATGCTGGCATTGGCAAAAGAATTTGCTAAGAACTTAAAAACAGAAGCTGACCTGAATAATTTCAGTAAAGCTTTAAAGAAACTCACCGTTGAAACTGCACTCAATGCTGAACTGACTGAACATTTAGGCTATGAGAAGAATAGCCCTCGTATAGGCAAAAATACACGTAATGGCTATACAACTAAACGGCTATTTACTGATGATGGTGAATTTGAACTAGACACGCCTAGAGATCGTGATGGCACTTTTGAGCCCCAGTTGATCAAGAAGAGTCAAACCCGTATCACACAAATGGATAGCCAAATCCTATCCCTATACGCCAAAGGCATGACGACACGAGATATTGTTGCCACATTCAAGGAAATGTACGATGCGGACGTCTCCCCAACGCTTATTTCCAAAGTGACGGATGCAGTTAAAGAACAAGTAATAGAATGGCAAAATAGACCATTGGATGCCCTTTATCCTATTGTCTATATGGATTGTATCGTCGTGAAAGTGCGTCAAGATAGTACGATTATTAACAAAGCGGTATATCTGGCATTAGGTGTCAATACAGACGGACAGAAAGACCTATTAGGTATGTGGATGTCAGAAAACGAGGGTTCTAAATTTTGGCTCTCAGTGCTTACAGAACTGAAAAATCGTGGTTTAAAGGATATTCTGATTGCCTGCGTAGATGGATTGAAAGGGTTTCCTGATGCGATTAATACAATTTACCCTGATACGCATATTCAGTTGTGTATCATTCACATGGTACGCAACAATCTTAAATATGTGAGTTGGAAAGACTACAAAGCTGTCACAGCCGATTTAAAAAAGATATATCAAGCTGTTACAGAAGACGCAGCCTTACAGGCTTTAGATGAATTTGGACAAAAATGGGATGAGAAGTATCCTCAAATCAGCAAGTCATGGCTTGCCAACTGGTCGAATCTAAACACGTTTTTCGCTTACTCTATGGATATTCGCAAAGCGATTTACACGACCAATGCGATTGAATCATTGAACAGCGTTATCCGCCATGCAACCAAGAAAAGAAAAATCTTCCCAACTGATGATTCCGTGAAAAAGGTGGTATATTTAGCAATTATGGCAGCAAGCAAAAAATGGACGATGCCTATTCAGAATTGGAAAGCTGCCATGAATCGCTTTAGTATCATGTTTGAAGAGCGTGTAACCAAGTATTTTTAA